Below is a genomic region from Ketogulonicigenium vulgare WSH-001.
TCTAGTCAGAGACATAGCCGATAGAATAAGCAAGGCTAAGACGTTAATCGAGGTTCCCAAGCATTAACCAGCCGCCAAGGGACAAGGGTGAACTCGTGGCTCTGTTCGACCACCGCGAACTTGCCGCTCGATAGCTGGACGGTGCCGGTGAACTTGCCGCTGATCTTCTCGCCATCCGCCGCCGCCCGAAATGGCAGCGCCTTGTCCTCGGCCATCTCTGTGCCGACGCGGGCGACTTCGCGCTCTCGCTGCGTGGCGAGAAGCCTGCGCCGGTAAAAGACGCGTCCGTTGTGCTGTCGCGTCGCGTCCCCCTGTTCGATATGATGCTCCCTGCGCTGCTCCATCGCCTCGCGCACTTGTTGCCCGAAACCGGCCGGAGCGAGATCCGATGCGTCGGGTGTAACCAGCCGCCGGTCGAGTCAGGTCGCGCCATCCGAACCGATCTGGCTTTCCAGATTGAAAGTCGAGATGACGCGGATGCTGGTCTGCCGGTTTCGGCCGGCATCGTAGGCGGCGGCGCGGCTCTCGAAGTCTTCAGGGATGCGCCATTGATCCGCGTCGATCCGCTCGGTGATCCCGGCGCGGCGCAGCGCCTCCAGACTGAGGGGGCTGGAGACTAGAACTTTCGACTAAGCCCCGGCTCTCCAGCCAATCCAAAACGCCACGGCATATCTTTGGCCCGCGTGATGCCAATGCGCGGGCCGCAAAGAATGTCTTTGTTCGATCTGTCATCAAATGTCAGCGCCAGATCGGTGCCATCGAAGGGGCGGCCATTATCTGAGAGCTGGACATCCAACGCCTGGGTCAGTCGCCCCGGTCCTGCGCAAAGCGGGCCTGCCGGGCGCCGTGCACGCATGTGATCAAGCCCCCATTGCGGCTGCAGGGCGCGGATAAGGACCGCTTCACCGGGTCGGCCAACCACATTCAAACAGACTTGGATTCCATAAGAGAGGTATACATAAGCGTACCCCGCTGGCCCGAACATCGCGCCATTACGCAGGGTTGGCCCGCGAAAGCTATGCGACGCGGGGTCGGTTGCACCATAGGCTTCGGTCTCGATGATCACACCCCCGACGACCCCGCGTACGGTCATGGTCGCGCCCAGCAACAGCTTTGCAAGCGTGCATATATCCAAAGAGGGGTCAAACGGTGGAAAGTCGGGCAAAGACATCACTAATCAGCAGAGGCGTATAGCAGGGCAATATCGCGATGATAAAGCGCGCAGGCAGCGCTCTCATGGCGCAGAGCCGCGCGGCGCGGCTCGAGGGTCACCCCGCCCGCCAAGTTTGATCCAGCACAGACGAAACCCACGCAGCCGGCCGTTATAGACAAGGCCGGTGACCATCAGATACGGTCGCTGCGCGACGCGGATCACCCCAGCGTTCCAATTCAAGCCCGCCGTTTGAAATCAGGCCAAAGCGGGACGGCGCATGGGGGACATTGTCTGGAGCAATTGGCCACGCTGCCCGTTTTCTTCTTGCATCAAGGAGTGACCAGCCCGAACCAGAATTCCCTACTCCTCCGTATCTTGAACAGAAGCAGACCGCGCCCGGATCGTTTCTTAAACTGGACCCTCGACCGGATCATGGCTAGAACACTACAGGGGCAGCGGCAGGCTGCACGGTAAGGTCGCGTTCATCACCGATGATGCTAGTGGCATCGGAGCGTGGATTTATCTGAATGCTTAGCGGTCCAAAAATCGAACAATAGCTTTCATGGAACAAATCTAGCGATCAATGTGTTGCTAGGATCGGACGCCCGTAAACGAGGTGGTTTATGCAAGATGTGATCCCGTTTGATTTACATCGTATGTTTCTAGGCGACGCACCACCGCTTTATTTCGCCGAAATTGTCTTGCGGATTGTGATAATCTGGACATGGACGATGCTTCTTTTGCGCTGGATCGGCGGGCGCAGCATTTCACAGCTCTCACTGGTCGAATTCCTCCTTGTGATTGCGCTTGGCTCGGCCGTCGGCGACTCGCTCTTTCTTCCGGACGTGCCGATTTTACATGCCTTCCTGGTAATCTTGGTTGTTGTTCTTATCGACAAGGGTATTGATCTGCTCATCAGACGCTATGACATCGTGAAGAGGGCGATCGACGGAGAACCGCTTGAAGTCGTCAAGGATGGCAAAATACTGACAACCAACCTGACCCGCCATACCATCAGCGCTCCAGAGCTGATGGAACTTCTAAGGTTAAGGGGCGTAGAAAATCTTGGCGCGGTCCGGCGCGCCTATCTTGAGCCCTCCGGACAGGTTTCGGTATTCAAATCCGACCAGATGCGCGCGGGACTTCCTCTTGTGCCGCCGGTCGAACAGCAGTCAAAGCGACGACATCCCTTTGCAAACTGCTGTTGTGCGAACTGTGGCAGTGTAGAGGTGCGTGTTCAGGATGCCAGAAGCGTTTGTGCGGACTGCGGACAATCCCTTTGGGCAGCGAAAGTCATGTCCGGCACCGGCACCGGCACCGGGAACAATAGCCACGATACGCCGTTGGATCAGAGAAGCCACGACAGGACAGCGGGATGAAAATTGGTTACCATGCCTCGCAGGAGCAATTTCCACCGGAAGAACTGCTACAATGCGCCGTCGCCGCGGAACAGGCCGGATTTGACGGCGTAAAAACCTCTGAACACTTCCACCCTTGGAGTGCTAACCAGGGCCATTCGGGTTATTCATGGTCCTGGATTACGGCGGCCATGCAGATCAGCAGCATCCCCTTTGGCCTCATCACCGCGCCCGGCTATCGCCATCACCCAGCCAGCGTTGCACAGGCGGCTGCAACAGTTGCGCGAATGTATCCTGATCGGTTCTGGCTTGCCCTAGGAAGTGGAGAGGCCATAAACGAGGCGATCACCGGCGTGTATTGGCCAGAAAAGGCCGAACGAAATGCCAAACTTAAAGAATGCGCTGCGATCATCCGCGCGCTCCTGACAGGCAATGAGGTCACGTTTCGCGGGCGCGTCACGGTCATAGAGGCCCAACTCTTCACCCTGCCCACAACCCCGGTGCCGATCTATGGCGCGGCAATAAGTTGTGAAAGCGCCGCACAGGTCGCACAGTGGGCGGACGGCCTACTTACCGTTGGGGGCGACCCAAGGGATGTGTCCGAAGTCGTCAAGGTATTCCGAGAGTCAGGTGGCGCAGGCAAACCCATACATATACAGCACGCTTTGTCATGGGCACCCGAAGAGGCTCTGGCACTTCACGAGGCACGGCATCAATGGGC
It encodes:
- a CDS encoding TIGR03885 family FMN-dependent LLM class oxidoreductase — encoded protein: MKIGYHASQEQFPPEELLQCAVAAEQAGFDGVKTSEHFHPWSANQGHSGYSWSWITAAMQISSIPFGLITAPGYRHHPASVAQAAATVARMYPDRFWLALGSGEAINEAITGVYWPEKAERNAKLKECAAIIRALLTGNEVTFRGRVTVIEAQLFTLPTTPVPIYGAAISCESAAQVAQWADGLLTVGGDPRDVSEVVKVFRESGGAGKPIHIQHALSWAPEEALALHEARHQWAPVIAGGEINCDIRRPKDFDRFATFVDEPALRAHISISADLGVHAAQIAALAEIGDYIHLHCVGRNQRQFIETFGATVLPQLR
- a CDS encoding DNA-3-methyladenine glycosylase, with the translated sequence MSLPDFPPFDPSLDICTLAKLLLGATMTVRGVVGGVIIETEAYGATDPASHSFRGPTLRNGAMFGPAGYAYVYLSYGIQVCLNVVGRPGEAVLIRALQPQWGLDHMRARRPAGPLCAGPGRLTQALDVQLSDNGRPFDGTDLALTFDDRSNKDILCGPRIGITRAKDMPWRFGLAGEPGLSRKF
- a CDS encoding DUF421 domain-containing protein; this translates as MQDVIPFDLHRMFLGDAPPLYFAEIVLRIVIIWTWTMLLLRWIGGRSISQLSLVEFLLVIALGSAVGDSLFLPDVPILHAFLVILVVVLIDKGIDLLIRRYDIVKRAIDGEPLEVVKDGKILTTNLTRHTISAPELMELLRLRGVENLGAVRRAYLEPSGQVSVFKSDQMRAGLPLVPPVEQQSKRRHPFANCCCANCGSVEVRVQDARSVCADCGQSLWAAKVMSGTGTGTGNNSHDTPLDQRSHDRTAG